The Sporosarcina ureae genome includes a region encoding these proteins:
- the icmF gene encoding fused isobutyryl-CoA mutase/GTPase IcmF, whose amino-acid sequence MVTTEIYQPKHHIRFVTASSLFDGHDASINIMRRILQSTGAEVIHLGHNRSVEEVVNAAIQEDVQGIAMSSYQGGHVEYFKYMYDLLKERGASHIKIFGGGGGVIIPKEIKELHEYGIEWIFSPEDGRKLGLQGMINKIMELSDFSTTPESEEANLEQLTAETPGILANLITYVEEKHMKKDEAAEQLLDHARSMSKQTPVLGITGTGGAGKSSLTDELIRRFLREFPDKRVAILSVDPTKQKTGGALLGDRIRMNAIFNNRVYMRSLATRGSRSELTTAIHDVLDITKAAGYDLIIVETSGIGQGDARITDVSDVSMYVMTSEFGAPTQLEKIDMIDFADLIVINKFERKGSEDALIQVRKQYQRSHLLFDNDLETMPVYGTIASQFNDKGTNTLFAALIEKINDATDSDWTTSYTDLVTNQKQTVIIPPDRSHYLREIASTVRNYHAKSKQQAEFARRMFQLEGAIEAVKESDSNEALLDSLNSLKEGVEEQLTSESKRALKNWESLKESYKQDEYVVKIRDKEIRTSLNTVSLSGLKVPKVVLPQYRDYGEILRFIYSENVPGSFPYTGGVFPFKREGEDPRRQFAGEGTPERTNRRFHYVSKDDDAKRLSTAFDSVTLYGEDPDERPDIYGKVGESGVSICTLEDMKKLYDGFDLCSPMTSVSMTINGPAPIILAMFMNAAVDQQVRKKEEELGRTLTVEEFTEVREMTFQTVRGTVQADILKEDQGQNTCIFSTEFALRLMGDIQQYFIDKKVRNYYSVSISGYHIAEAGSNPISQLAFTLANGFTYVEYYLSRGMHIDDFAPNLSFFFSNGLDPEYTVIGRVARRIWAVTMRDKYGANERSQKLKYHIQTSGRSLHAQEIDFNDIRTTLQALMALQDNCNSLHTNAYDEAITTPTEESVRRAMAIQMIIMKEHGLSKNENPLQGAYIIEEMTSLVEEAVLQEFDRLNDRGGVLGSMETQYQRGKIQEESMYYEMKKHSGELPIIGVNTYVNPNPPSEEDIDNMELARATQEEKESQITNLRAFQAKHADEAEQALADLQEVAITGGNVFAELMKTVRVASLGQITNALYEVGGQYRRNM is encoded by the coding sequence ATGGTAACCACAGAAATTTATCAACCGAAACACCATATTCGTTTCGTGACGGCATCTAGTTTATTCGACGGGCATGATGCATCCATCAATATCATGCGTAGAATTTTACAGTCAACCGGAGCGGAAGTTATTCATCTCGGACATAATCGATCCGTTGAAGAAGTTGTAAACGCTGCCATCCAAGAAGATGTGCAAGGAATTGCCATGTCATCCTATCAAGGTGGCCACGTGGAGTATTTCAAATACATGTATGACTTGCTGAAAGAAAGAGGCGCTTCCCATATTAAGATATTCGGCGGTGGTGGAGGAGTCATCATCCCGAAAGAAATCAAAGAGTTGCATGAGTATGGCATCGAATGGATCTTTTCACCGGAAGACGGTCGAAAACTAGGTCTACAAGGTATGATCAATAAAATCATGGAATTATCGGATTTCTCCACGACTCCCGAAAGCGAAGAGGCCAACCTGGAGCAGTTGACAGCTGAAACACCAGGTATCTTAGCCAATTTAATTACCTACGTAGAAGAAAAACATATGAAAAAAGATGAAGCAGCGGAGCAGTTACTCGATCACGCCCGTTCCATGTCCAAACAAACGCCGGTACTCGGGATCACTGGTACAGGTGGAGCAGGTAAAAGTTCCTTGACGGATGAATTAATTCGTCGTTTCTTGCGTGAGTTCCCTGATAAAAGAGTAGCGATTCTTTCTGTAGATCCAACGAAGCAAAAAACAGGCGGTGCGTTGCTTGGCGACCGAATTCGCATGAATGCAATCTTTAATAACCGTGTGTACATGCGGAGTTTAGCAACACGTGGCTCACGTTCTGAGCTGACAACGGCGATCCATGATGTATTGGATATCACAAAAGCCGCTGGTTACGATTTAATTATTGTAGAAACGAGCGGAATCGGGCAAGGGGATGCGCGCATTACAGATGTCTCCGACGTTTCAATGTACGTCATGACGAGTGAATTCGGTGCACCGACACAGCTCGAGAAAATCGATATGATCGACTTTGCTGATTTAATTGTTATCAATAAATTCGAGCGTAAAGGTTCAGAAGATGCACTAATTCAAGTCCGCAAACAATATCAGCGTAGCCATTTACTATTTGACAACGATCTAGAAACGATGCCTGTCTATGGCACGATCGCAAGCCAGTTTAACGACAAAGGGACCAACACACTTTTCGCAGCGCTTATTGAAAAGATCAACGACGCAACAGATTCAGATTGGACGACAAGCTACACAGACTTGGTGACGAATCAAAAGCAAACCGTGATCATTCCGCCTGACCGAAGCCATTACTTACGCGAGATCGCTTCCACTGTTCGTAACTACCATGCGAAATCCAAACAACAAGCCGAATTCGCACGTCGGATGTTCCAGTTGGAAGGTGCGATCGAAGCAGTGAAAGAAAGCGATTCTAATGAAGCGTTACTAGACTCATTGAATAGCTTGAAAGAAGGCGTCGAAGAACAACTAACAAGCGAATCCAAGCGAGCTCTGAAAAACTGGGAGTCTTTGAAAGAATCTTACAAGCAGGATGAATATGTAGTGAAAATCCGCGACAAAGAAATCCGTACGTCGCTCAATACTGTAAGTCTTTCTGGCTTGAAGGTTCCGAAAGTAGTCTTGCCGCAATACAGAGACTATGGTGAAATTTTACGTTTTATCTATAGTGAAAATGTTCCAGGTTCATTCCCGTACACTGGAGGCGTCTTCCCATTCAAACGCGAAGGTGAAGATCCACGCCGTCAGTTCGCTGGAGAAGGGACACCTGAACGTACGAACCGTCGTTTCCACTACGTATCAAAAGATGACGACGCGAAACGTCTATCTACAGCGTTTGATTCTGTCACATTATACGGGGAAGACCCTGACGAACGTCCTGACATCTACGGAAAAGTCGGCGAATCGGGTGTGAGCATTTGTACACTAGAAGATATGAAAAAGCTCTATGACGGTTTCGATTTGTGTTCGCCTATGACGTCCGTTTCCATGACAATCAATGGACCGGCACCGATTATTCTAGCGATGTTCATGAATGCAGCTGTCGATCAGCAAGTGCGTAAAAAAGAAGAAGAGCTTGGCCGGACACTCACTGTGGAAGAGTTCACTGAAGTCCGTGAAATGACATTCCAAACAGTGCGTGGAACCGTCCAAGCGGATATTCTAAAAGAAGACCAAGGGCAAAATACATGCATCTTCTCTACAGAATTTGCATTGCGTCTAATGGGCGATATCCAGCAATATTTCATTGATAAAAAAGTTCGTAATTATTATTCGGTGTCGATTTCGGGCTATCATATCGCAGAAGCAGGGTCGAATCCGATTTCGCAGCTAGCGTTCACACTCGCAAACGGCTTCACGTATGTCGAATATTACTTGAGCCGTGGCATGCACATCGACGACTTTGCACCGAATCTGTCGTTCTTCTTCTCAAATGGACTCGATCCCGAATATACGGTCATCGGTCGCGTGGCACGTCGCATTTGGGCAGTTACGATGCGTGACAAATACGGAGCCAATGAACGCAGCCAAAAATTGAAATACCATATCCAAACATCGGGTCGTAGTTTGCATGCGCAGGAAATCGATTTCAACGACATCCGCACAACGTTGCAGGCATTGATGGCATTGCAAGATAACTGTAACTCGCTGCACACAAATGCTTACGACGAAGCCATTACGACACCGACAGAAGAATCTGTTCGTCGTGCGATGGCAATCCAGATGATCATTATGAAAGAACACGGCTTGTCGAAGAACGAAAATCCGCTTCAAGGGGCTTACATTATCGAAGAAATGACAAGTCTCGTGGAAGAAGCGGTATTACAAGAATTCGATCGACTAAATGATCGTGGCGGTGTACTTGGCTCTATGGAGACACAGTACCAGCGCGGCAAAATCCAGGAAGAGTCCATGTATTACGAAATGAAAAAGCACTCAGGTGAGCTACCGATCATCGGCGTCAACACATACGTGAATCCGAATCCACCATCTGAGGAAGATATCGATAATATGGAATTGGCACGTGCAACACAAGAAGAAAAAGAGTCACAAATTACCAACTTGCGCGCTTTCCAAGCTAAGCATGCTGACGAAGCAGAACAAGCGCTTGCTGATCTTCAAGAAGTAGCGATCACAGGAGGCAACGTCTTCGCTGAGTTGATGAAGACGGTGCGAGTAGCGAGCCTTGGACAAATTACCAATGCGCTTTACGAAGTAGGCGGGCAGTACCGCCGTAATATGTAA
- the rpoE gene encoding DNA-directed RNA polymerase subunit delta, giving the protein MNIHDMTKEELLEESLINITHQVLTERRESLTLAELMEEFRKLTGISEKELKAKLLQFYTDLNIDGRFLAIQDNRWGLREWYPVDQLVEETAPVVKVRKKKKKKKDYDEEDIEEEDDDEEEIFDEEYVELGEEDDVDDEEDEEEEVVELEEDLIDPDDDLEVIPEVELDIEEDDEDEEEDEEYDEEYEEEK; this is encoded by the coding sequence TTGAATATCCATGACATGACAAAAGAAGAATTGTTGGAAGAATCATTAATCAACATTACGCACCAAGTACTAACAGAACGACGTGAATCCCTCACGTTAGCGGAATTAATGGAAGAGTTCCGTAAACTTACAGGTATATCCGAGAAAGAATTGAAGGCAAAACTCCTTCAGTTTTATACAGACCTGAACATCGATGGCAGATTCCTTGCGATCCAAGACAACCGTTGGGGCCTGCGCGAATGGTATCCAGTTGATCAGCTCGTGGAAGAAACAGCGCCTGTCGTAAAAGTACGCAAGAAGAAAAAGAAGAAAAAAGATTATGATGAAGAAGATATTGAAGAAGAAGATGATGACGAAGAAGAAATCTTCGATGAAGAATACGTAGAGCTCGGCGAAGAAGATGACGTAGACGACGAGGAAGACGAAGAAGAGGAAGTAGTCGAACTCGAGGAAGATTTAATCGATCCTGATGACGATCTGGAAGTTATTCCTGAAGTAGAACTCGATATCGAAGAAGATGACGAGGACGAAGAAGAAGACGAAGAGTACGACGAAGAGTACGAGGAAGAGAAATAA
- a CDS encoding CTP synthase, whose amino-acid sequence MTKYIFITGGVVSSLGKGINAASLGRLLKNRGLKVTNQKFDPYINIDPRMMSPYQHGEVFVTEDGAETDLDIGHYERFIDIECNRYSNVTMGKVYDLVLRKERAGEYNGATVQVIPHITNEIKELIKRAGQTLNADVVITEIGGSVGDIESLPYLEAIRQMKTDLAKDDVMYIHNTLIPYLHAAGEMKTKPTQHSVKELRSLGIQPNMIVVRSEYPVPQEMKDKIALFCNIKSEEVIEALDAETLYEVPLRLHEQNMDQLVVDYLGLETPQPELSEVEQLVKLVKSLKETVKIGLVGKYVELQDAYISAVEAMRHAGYSFDADIDIKWINSADVTSENVAELLGDVDGILVPGGFGDRAIDGKIEAITYAREQKIPFFGISLGLQLAATEIARNVIGLKTAHSLEFDTETEHQVTTFHPDCRTAREADSTLRLGAYPCKVAENTKASAAYGEELVYERHRHRYEMNLAYRAQLEEAGFIVSGISPDGRLIEIMEMKDHPYFVACQFHPEFASRPNRPSPLIRDFIRAALEHKN is encoded by the coding sequence ATGACAAAATATATTTTCATTACAGGCGGCGTCGTCTCTTCTTTAGGTAAAGGTATTAACGCAGCATCACTTGGACGTTTACTTAAAAACCGCGGTTTGAAAGTCACTAACCAAAAATTCGACCCATATATCAATATTGACCCACGCATGATGAGCCCATACCAGCACGGAGAAGTTTTCGTAACAGAAGACGGTGCGGAAACGGATCTTGACATCGGTCACTATGAGCGTTTTATCGACATCGAATGTAATCGTTACTCCAACGTAACAATGGGGAAAGTGTATGATCTAGTATTGCGTAAAGAACGCGCTGGCGAATATAATGGCGCAACAGTTCAGGTAATCCCGCATATTACGAATGAAATTAAAGAATTGATCAAACGTGCTGGTCAAACATTGAACGCAGATGTCGTCATTACAGAAATTGGTGGTAGCGTAGGGGATATCGAATCCTTGCCGTATCTTGAAGCCATTCGCCAAATGAAAACAGATCTTGCGAAAGATGACGTGATGTACATCCACAACACGCTCATTCCGTATTTGCATGCAGCTGGTGAAATGAAAACGAAGCCGACGCAGCACAGTGTTAAGGAATTACGTAGCCTTGGAATTCAGCCGAACATGATCGTCGTACGAAGCGAATACCCAGTACCGCAAGAAATGAAAGACAAGATCGCGTTGTTCTGTAACATTAAGTCAGAAGAAGTAATCGAAGCACTCGATGCAGAAACTTTATACGAAGTACCTCTTCGTTTGCATGAACAAAACATGGATCAGCTAGTTGTGGATTACTTGGGTCTTGAAACGCCACAACCTGAACTTTCAGAAGTGGAACAACTAGTAAAGTTGGTTAAGTCACTAAAAGAAACAGTGAAAATCGGTTTAGTTGGTAAGTATGTGGAATTACAAGATGCATACATTTCAGCAGTTGAAGCTATGCGTCACGCCGGATACTCGTTCGACGCAGATATCGATATTAAGTGGATCAACTCTGCAGATGTGACTTCTGAAAACGTAGCAGAACTTCTTGGAGACGTAGATGGTATTCTTGTACCAGGTGGCTTCGGAGATCGTGCGATCGATGGTAAAATTGAAGCGATCACGTATGCACGTGAACAGAAGATTCCATTCTTCGGTATCAGTTTAGGTTTACAGTTAGCGGCTACTGAAATCGCGCGTAACGTCATCGGTCTGAAAACAGCTCACTCATTGGAGTTCGACACAGAGACTGAGCATCAGGTAACAACATTCCATCCAGATTGCCGTACAGCACGCGAAGCAGACAGTACATTGCGTCTAGGTGCGTATCCGTGTAAAGTAGCTGAAAATACGAAGGCTTCCGCTGCATATGGCGAGGAGTTAGTGTACGAGCGTCATCGTCACCGTTATGAAATGAACTTAGCATACCGTGCGCAGTTGGAAGAGGCAGGATTCATCGTATCTGGAATTAGCCCGGACGGTCGCTTGATCGAAATTATGGAAATGAAAGACCATCCATACTTCGTGGCATGCCAGTTCCACCCGGAATTCGCTTCCCGTCCAAATCGTCCATCACCACTCATCCGCGATTTCATCCGCGCGGCGCTTGAGCATAAAAACTAA
- a CDS encoding DUF2529 family protein, translating to MKILTTQIRGLLERIAEGQEESMEETARLLAQALVGEGRIVLAAFDEMKAVTATALDGVEPLEGAIRYTKELELTTADRVWLLVRKADHPAALELAQELADQFIPFAVLAADKEEDDNELASLAHTYISTGLKKGLIPGPTGERIVQPHALAALFVYEAVKLSIDDMLADEDDEL from the coding sequence GTGAAAATATTAACTACACAGATTAGAGGTCTTCTGGAGAGAATTGCAGAAGGACAAGAAGAGTCAATGGAGGAAACTGCTCGTTTATTGGCGCAAGCATTAGTAGGCGAAGGACGAATTGTCTTGGCTGCTTTTGATGAAATGAAAGCTGTGACTGCGACTGCACTGGATGGTGTTGAACCGTTGGAGGGTGCGATTCGTTACACTAAAGAGTTGGAGCTGACGACGGCAGATCGCGTGTGGTTGCTTGTTCGAAAGGCAGATCATCCCGCTGCGCTTGAGCTGGCACAGGAGCTGGCGGATCAATTCATCCCGTTTGCCGTGTTGGCTGCGGATAAGGAAGAAGACGACAATGAACTCGCTTCTCTTGCGCATACGTATATTTCGACAGGTTTGAAAAAGGGACTGATTCCGGGTCCTACAGGCGAAAGAATCGTACAGCCCCACGCGCTCGCTGCGTTGTTTGTGTACGAGGCAGTGAAGCTGTCGATTGATGATATGTTGGCGGATGAAGACGACGAACTGTAA
- a CDS encoding response regulator: MWMKHLLIVDDQPGIRLLLEEIFKTTGIMTALASNGKEALEIVQKLNPDCILLDMKMPGMNGVEVLREIRTLSPDAIVMMMTAYSEIELLEDADKLGIDQHFTKPFDIFEVRDSVLKRLELLDV; encoded by the coding sequence ATGTGGATGAAACATTTATTAATTGTAGACGACCAACCAGGAATACGGTTATTACTGGAGGAAATCTTCAAGACAACCGGAATAATGACAGCGCTTGCATCAAATGGAAAAGAAGCGTTAGAAATAGTTCAGAAACTTAATCCAGACTGTATTTTGCTTGATATGAAGATGCCGGGTATGAATGGTGTCGAGGTATTAAGAGAAATTCGAACCCTATCGCCTGACGCAATTGTCATGATGATGACAGCGTACAGTGAAATAGAATTACTTGAAGATGCCGACAAACTTGGTATTGATCAGCACTTTACCAAGCCATTCGATATCTTCGAAGTGCGCGATAGCGTCTTAAAAAGGTTAGAGCTACTAGACGTCTGA
- a CDS encoding class II fructose-bisphosphate aldolase, whose amino-acid sequence MPLVSMKEMMIQGKERGYAIGQYNLNNLEYTQAILQAAEEEKSPVILGVSEGAARYMGGFKTVVMMVKGLMEDYGTTVPVAIHLDHGSSFEKCKEAIEAGFTSVMIDASSKPLEENIEITKKVVDFAKQHNVSVEAELGVVGGQEDDVIADGVIYADPAECKELVEQTGIDCLAPALGSVHGPYKGEPNLGFEEMEEISKQGDIPLVLHGGTGIPTKDIQHAISLGTSKINVNTENQIQGTKAVRDILNEDADVYDPRKYLGPMREAIKATVIGKMREFGSSNQA is encoded by the coding sequence ATGCCACTGGTCTCGATGAAGGAAATGATGATCCAAGGTAAAGAGCGAGGATATGCGATCGGTCAATATAACTTGAATAACCTGGAATATACACAAGCCATCTTACAAGCTGCCGAAGAAGAGAAATCGCCTGTTATTTTAGGCGTTTCAGAAGGCGCTGCACGCTATATGGGCGGATTCAAAACAGTCGTTATGATGGTAAAAGGATTAATGGAGGACTACGGTACGACTGTGCCGGTAGCCATTCATTTGGATCACGGTTCCAGCTTTGAAAAGTGTAAGGAAGCGATCGAAGCAGGCTTCACTTCTGTCATGATCGATGCATCTTCTAAGCCACTTGAAGAAAACATTGAAATCACGAAAAAAGTGGTGGATTTCGCGAAGCAACATAATGTATCAGTAGAAGCTGAACTTGGCGTAGTTGGTGGTCAGGAAGATGACGTCATCGCAGACGGTGTTATTTATGCAGATCCGGCTGAATGCAAAGAGCTTGTGGAGCAGACAGGTATCGACTGCCTGGCACCTGCACTTGGTTCTGTACACGGACCGTATAAAGGTGAACCGAATCTTGGATTTGAAGAAATGGAAGAAATCTCAAAACAAGGCGATATTCCACTTGTGTTGCACGGTGGCACAGGTATTCCGACGAAGGATATCCAACATGCCATTTCACTTGGTACGTCTAAAATTAACGTCAACACAGAAAATCAGATTCAAGGTACGAAAGCTGTACGCGACATCTTGAACGAAGATGCCGACGTGTATGATCCACGTAAATACCTTGGACCAATGCGCGAAGCGATCAAAGCAACAGTAATCGGTAAAATGCGTGAGTTTGGCAGTTCAAACCAAGCGTAA
- the fsa gene encoding fructose-6-phosphate aldolase has protein sequence MKFFIDTANFEEIKEAHSWGIISGVTTNPSLVAKENISFHDRLKEITALVPGSVSAEVIALDAEGMIEEGRKLAALAENITVKLPMTPEGLKACSVFAAEGIKTNVTLIFSANQALLAARAGATYVSPFIGRLDDIGQNGVELIETISDIFTIHDLDTQIIAASIRHPQHITAAALAGAHIATTPFNVLQSLFAHPLTTKGIDQFLKDWETRTNK, from the coding sequence ATGAAATTTTTTATAGATACAGCCAATTTTGAGGAAATTAAAGAAGCGCATAGCTGGGGGATCATCTCTGGTGTCACAACTAACCCTTCGCTAGTCGCAAAAGAAAATATTTCATTCCACGACCGCTTGAAAGAAATTACGGCTCTCGTACCGGGTTCTGTCAGTGCGGAAGTCATCGCTTTAGATGCGGAAGGTATGATCGAAGAAGGACGTAAACTTGCAGCCCTTGCAGAAAACATCACAGTGAAATTACCGATGACACCTGAAGGCTTGAAAGCTTGTTCTGTATTCGCAGCAGAAGGAATCAAAACGAACGTCACACTTATTTTTAGTGCCAACCAAGCCTTACTTGCAGCACGTGCAGGCGCGACGTACGTTTCACCGTTCATCGGACGTTTGGATGACATTGGCCAAAATGGTGTCGAATTAATCGAAACGATTTCAGACATCTTCACGATCCATGACTTGGATACACAAATTATCGCGGCTTCCATCAGACACCCACAACATATCACGGCTGCAGCACTTGCAGGAGCGCATATTGCGACCACTCCATTCAACGTACTTCAGAGTCTGTTTGCACACCCGTTGACGACTAAAGGAATCGATCAATTTTTGAAAGACTGGGAAACCAGAACGAATAAGTGA
- a CDS encoding UDP-N-acetylglucosamine 1-carboxyvinyltransferase yields the protein MDVYKIKGGKRLQGTIRVSGAKNSAVALIPAAILADSPVTIAGLPEISDVYTLQALVEEIGGKVEMKDGTMIIDPTEIISMPLPNGNVKKLRASYYMMGAMLGKFKHAVIGLPGGCHLGPRPIDQHIKGFEALGAKVENEHGAIYLRADELYGAKIYLDVVSVGATINIMLAAVKAKGKTIIENAAKEPEIIDVATLLSNMGANIKGAGTNVIRIEGVETLHGTKHTIIPDRIETGTHMIMAAAIGDGVTIDNVIPLHVEAVTAKLREMGVKVEVGEEQIFIPKTEKLHAVDVKTLVYPGFPTDLQQPFGVLSTQAEGSSILTDTIYPARFKQIDELRRMNADGRVEGRSAIITGPTELQAATVEATDLRAGAALLIAGLLASGETEVHEIEHIERGYGDIINKLRNLGAEIDKVHVLTPSSISE from the coding sequence ATGGACGTTTATAAAATCAAAGGCGGAAAACGACTGCAAGGAACGATCAGAGTGAGTGGAGCAAAGAACAGCGCAGTAGCTCTTATTCCTGCCGCTATTTTAGCTGATTCACCTGTTACCATTGCAGGTCTTCCCGAAATTTCAGATGTCTATACATTGCAGGCGCTCGTCGAAGAAATCGGCGGCAAAGTGGAAATGAAAGATGGCACGATGATCATCGACCCAACTGAAATCATTTCTATGCCATTGCCTAACGGTAACGTCAAAAAACTTCGTGCTTCCTACTATATGATGGGGGCGATGCTTGGCAAGTTCAAGCACGCAGTCATCGGATTACCTGGAGGTTGTCACTTGGGACCACGCCCGATTGATCAACATATTAAGGGCTTTGAAGCACTGGGTGCCAAAGTCGAAAATGAACATGGCGCTATTTATTTGCGTGCAGATGAACTGTATGGCGCGAAAATTTATTTAGACGTCGTCAGCGTTGGTGCTACGATCAATATCATGCTTGCTGCTGTGAAAGCAAAAGGCAAAACAATTATTGAAAATGCAGCGAAAGAACCCGAAATTATTGATGTCGCGACGTTGCTTTCAAATATGGGCGCGAATATTAAAGGGGCAGGAACGAATGTCATTCGTATCGAAGGTGTTGAAACATTGCACGGTACGAAACACACGATCATTCCAGACCGCATTGAAACAGGTACGCATATGATTATGGCGGCTGCAATTGGTGATGGCGTCACGATTGATAATGTCATTCCTTTACATGTTGAGGCAGTCACAGCGAAGCTTCGTGAAATGGGCGTAAAAGTAGAAGTCGGTGAAGAACAAATTTTCATTCCAAAAACTGAGAAACTTCATGCGGTCGATGTGAAAACTCTTGTCTATCCAGGATTCCCAACAGACTTGCAGCAACCATTCGGTGTTTTATCGACACAGGCAGAAGGTTCATCCATTCTGACAGACACAATTTATCCCGCTCGCTTCAAACAAATCGATGAGCTTCGTCGAATGAATGCGGACGGTAGAGTAGAAGGCCGATCTGCTATCATAACAGGACCAACGGAATTGCAAGCGGCAACGGTTGAAGCAACCGATTTACGTGCTGGAGCTGCGTTATTGATCGCAGGATTACTAGCTAGCGGAGAAACAGAAGTTCATGAAATTGAACATATTGAACGCGGCTATGGCGATATCATTAACAAACTGCGAAATCTCGGTGCTGAGATCGATAAAGTACATGTGCTCACTCCATCTTCAATTTCTGAGTGA
- the glpX gene encoding class II fructose-bisphosphatase: MERSLSMELVRVTEAAAVAAARWMGRGLKNEADDAATEAMRTVFDTIPMEGVVVIGEGEMDEAPMLYIGEELGTGHGPAVDIAVDPVEGTNIVAAGGWNALAVLAVADKGNLLNAPDMYMDKIAVGPEAVGKIDIDASVTDNLKAVAKAKNKSVSDLVASVLNRERHADIIEEIREAGARIKLIEDGDVAAAINTAFDDTGVDILFGRGGAPEGVIAAVGLKCLGGEIQGRLVPSNDEERARCIKMGIDVDKVLMMDDLVKGDDCIFAATGVTDGELMDGVQFKGTYCRTQSIVMRSKSGTIRFVEGRHSMKKKPLLVMQD, from the coding sequence ATGGAACGTAGTTTATCAATGGAATTAGTGCGTGTAACAGAGGCAGCAGCCGTAGCGGCAGCTCGCTGGATGGGACGCGGCTTGAAGAACGAAGCAGACGACGCAGCAACAGAAGCGATGCGTACAGTATTCGACACAATTCCTATGGAAGGTGTAGTCGTGATCGGTGAAGGTGAAATGGACGAAGCACCTATGCTATATATCGGTGAAGAGCTTGGAACAGGTCACGGACCCGCTGTAGACATCGCTGTCGATCCAGTTGAAGGTACGAATATCGTAGCAGCAGGTGGTTGGAATGCGCTAGCTGTTCTAGCTGTTGCAGATAAAGGCAACTTGCTAAACGCACCGGATATGTACATGGACAAAATCGCAGTAGGACCTGAAGCGGTTGGGAAAATTGATATCGACGCAAGCGTTACAGATAACTTGAAGGCTGTAGCAAAAGCGAAAAATAAATCAGTATCTGATCTCGTGGCATCTGTTTTAAATCGTGAACGCCACGCAGACATCATCGAGGAAATTCGTGAAGCGGGTGCTCGTATTAAGTTGATCGAAGATGGCGACGTAGCAGCTGCGATCAACACAGCTTTCGATGACACCGGTGTGGATATTTTATTCGGTAGAGGCGGTGCTCCGGAAGGCGTAATCGCAGCAGTCGGCTTGAAATGTCTCGGTGGAGAAATCCAAGGACGTCTCGTTCCTTCAAATGATGAAGAAAGAGCACGTTGTATTAAAATGGGCATCGATGTAGACAAAGTTCTCATGATGGACGATTTAGTTAAAGGAGACGACTGTATTTTCGCAGCAACAGGTGTAACAGACGGTGAATTGATGGACGGCGTGCAGTTTAAAGGTACGTATTGCCGAACTCAGTCGATTGTTATGCGCTCGAAATCAGGAACAATTCGTTTCGTAGAAGGTCGCCACAGTATGAAGAAAAAACCTCTTCTCGTAATGCAAGACTAA